A single window of Paenibacillus sp. FSL H8-0537 DNA harbors:
- the mmuM gene encoding homocysteine S-methyltransferase: MRKPNGTAHNVIEDILQKHEIMVLDGAMATELERHGCDLNDALWSAQVLLSQPELIYQVHLDYYRAGADCATTASYQATVDGFRKRGFSEEEALKLIKSTVELARKARDDYWEQEGAGAAGGDRDGNGASEQAASLRAAKSVNSPKPLVAASIGPYGAYLADGSEYVGNYGVSDEVLTEFHRPRMAAVIEAGADLLAFETVPSLQEARVLDALLKEFPGVYAWLSFSLKNETVISEGTPLEECAAAFAGSEQIAAIGMNCAPGAVVTEAIKVLRAHSQKPIIVYPNSGESYNPETKTWHGEGSCPSFLEEAEGWYEAGARIIGGCCRTSPQQIEAVARKWRA; encoded by the coding sequence ATGAGAAAGCCTAACGGTACTGCGCACAATGTTATAGAAGATATTTTGCAAAAGCATGAGATTATGGTGCTGGATGGTGCAATGGCGACGGAGCTTGAGCGGCATGGCTGCGATCTCAATGATGCGCTGTGGTCGGCGCAGGTGCTGCTGTCACAGCCTGAGCTGATTTATCAGGTGCATCTGGATTATTACCGCGCAGGAGCGGATTGCGCGACAACGGCGAGCTATCAGGCGACGGTGGATGGTTTTCGCAAGCGCGGGTTTAGCGAAGAGGAAGCTTTGAAGCTGATCAAAAGCACGGTGGAGCTGGCGCGGAAAGCACGTGATGATTATTGGGAGCAAGAGGGTGCAGGTGCTGCTGGTGGTGACCGAGATGGGAATGGTGCTAGTGAGCAGGCGGCATCTTTGCGGGCCGCTAAGTCCGTTAACAGCCCAAAACCGCTTGTAGCTGCCTCTATTGGACCATATGGCGCTTATTTGGCGGATGGCTCGGAGTATGTCGGCAACTATGGCGTGTCGGATGAGGTGCTGACGGAGTTCCATCGTCCAAGAATGGCGGCAGTTATTGAAGCTGGGGCTGACCTGCTCGCGTTCGAGACGGTTCCTTCTCTTCAGGAAGCCAGAGTGCTGGATGCTTTGCTTAAGGAGTTTCCGGGTGTGTATGCGTGGCTGTCGTTCTCATTGAAAAATGAAACGGTAATCAGCGAAGGTACTCCGCTGGAAGAATGCGCGGCTGCTTTTGCTGGTAGCGAGCAGATTGCCGCAATCGGCATGAACTGCGCCCCCGGCGCTGTCGTGACGGAGGCGATTAAGGTGCTTCGCGCTCACTCGCAGAAGCCGATTATTGTTTATCCGAATTCTGGGGAAAGCTATAATCCGGAGACGAAGACTTGGCATGGCGAGGGCAGTTGTCCGAGCTTCCTGGAGGAAGCGGAGGGCTGGTACGAAGCCGGCGCCCGTATTATTGGAGGCTGCTGCCGAACTTCGCCGCAGCAGATTGAAGCGGTGGCGAGGAAATGGCGTGCTTGA
- the mmuP gene encoding S-methylmethionine permease produces MDSGSKQQFQRKMQARHLVMLSLGGVIGTGLFLSSGYTIQQAGPFGAILSYLVGAIAVYLVMLCLGELSVHMPETGAFHSYAAKYLGPATGYTVAWLYWLTWTVALGSEFTAAGLLMQRWFPSVNVWIWSALFAALIFVLNARSVRFFAESEFWFSSVKVLTIVLFIVIGAGAMFGIVPMADSEPAPLLSNITSAGWFPNGAFAILLTMLAVNFAFSGTELIGIAAGESVNPEKTIPKAIRTTLFRLVIFFIGTIIVLSALLPMSEAGVTESPFVTVMERVGVPYAADVMNFVILTAILSAANSGLYASSRMLWSLADKKTISPLFAKLSKHGVPLNAVILSMMGGGLALLSSIVAPGTVYIALVSISGLAVVVVWMSISASQFMFRRQYLREGNSVDKLAYRTPWYPFVPIASFLLCLASCIGIAFDPTQRIALYCGVPFIALCYGSYYAFYRVKR; encoded by the coding sequence CGGGCCTGTTCCTAAGCTCCGGTTACACGATTCAGCAGGCGGGCCCGTTTGGCGCGATTTTGTCCTATCTGGTCGGCGCCATCGCGGTATATCTCGTTATGCTGTGCTTGGGCGAGCTGTCGGTACATATGCCGGAGACGGGAGCGTTTCACAGCTATGCGGCAAAATATCTCGGTCCCGCTACGGGCTACACCGTCGCATGGCTGTACTGGCTCACCTGGACGGTGGCGTTAGGCTCGGAATTTACGGCGGCGGGGCTGCTCATGCAACGCTGGTTTCCTTCGGTTAATGTCTGGATTTGGAGCGCGTTATTCGCTGCGTTAATATTTGTCTTAAATGCACGATCGGTGCGTTTTTTTGCGGAATCGGAATTTTGGTTCTCATCTGTAAAAGTTTTAACGATTGTGCTGTTTATTGTCATAGGAGCAGGAGCGATGTTCGGCATTGTGCCAATGGCGGATTCGGAGCCAGCGCCCTTATTATCCAATATTACGAGCGCAGGTTGGTTTCCAAATGGAGCCTTTGCGATTTTATTGACGATGCTGGCGGTGAATTTCGCCTTCTCCGGCACGGAGCTAATTGGGATTGCAGCGGGAGAATCGGTTAATCCTGAGAAGACGATTCCGAAAGCGATTCGCACGACGCTGTTTCGTCTCGTTATTTTTTTCATTGGAACGATTATTGTGCTGTCAGCCTTGCTGCCTATGTCGGAGGCGGGGGTAACGGAAAGTCCCTTCGTGACGGTAATGGAGCGGGTTGGCGTGCCGTATGCGGCGGATGTGATGAACTTTGTTATTTTGACCGCGATTTTGTCGGCGGCGAACTCCGGATTGTATGCGTCGTCGCGGATGCTGTGGTCGCTGGCCGATAAGAAGACCATTTCGCCTTTGTTCGCAAAATTGTCGAAGCATGGCGTGCCGCTGAATGCTGTCATTCTGAGTATGATGGGTGGCGGGCTTGCGCTGCTTTCCAGTATTGTTGCGCCGGGCACGGTGTATATTGCGCTGGTGTCCATATCCGGGCTGGCAGTTGTCGTCGTGTGGATGAGCATTAGCGCTTCGCAGTTTATGTTCCGCAGGCAGTATCTTCGAGAGGGGAACTCGGTGGACAAGCTGGCGTACCGGACGCCTTGGTATCCTTTTGTGCCGATTGCTTCGTTTCTGTTGTGCTTAGCGTCCTGCATCGGCATCGCGTTTGATCCGACACAGCGGATTGCGCTGTATTGCGGGGTTCCGTTTATTGCGCTGTGCTACGGTAGCTATTATGCGTTTTATCGTGTGAAGAGGTAG